The Ananas comosus cultivar F153 linkage group 2, ASM154086v1, whole genome shotgun sequence genome contains a region encoding:
- the LOC109706567 gene encoding solute carrier family 25 member 44-like yields MAAAEREAAALGLTASEAEEEEGAAARLQLPADIDWEMLDKSRFFVLGAALFSAVSAALYPAVVLKTRLQVAHPPLPSATAAAAAILRREGPLAFYRGFATSLAGTIPARALYMAALEVTKSAVGTAFLRFGLPEPAASTAAGAAAGLSAAVAAQVVWTPVDVISQRLMVQGNLRGHRESPQSNYLGGFDAFKKIVSCDGIRGLYRGFGMSILTYAPSNAVWWASYSLSQKIIWGGVGYYLCRYRCGVEEVVDEEKGSSSVELKPEYKTVVIVQGVSAAMAGGAAALVTMPLDTIKTRMQVMDAGDEGPMTIGRTVRSLIREEGWRACYRGLGPRWASMSMSATTMITTYEFVKRLSAKRQESHSA; encoded by the exons atggcggcggcggagagggaggcggcggcgctaGGTCTCACGGcgtcggaggcggaggaggaggagggggcggcggcgcggcTCCAGCTCCCCGCGGACATCGACTGGGAGATGCTCGACAAGTCGCGGTTCTTCGTGCTCGGCGCCGCGCTCTTCTCCGCCGTCTCCGCCGCGCTCTACCCCGCCGTGGTCCTCAAGACGCGGCTCCAGGTGGCGCATCCGCCGCTcccctccgccaccgccgccgccgccgccatcctcCGCCGCGAGGGCCCCCTCGCCTTCTACCGCGGCTTCGCCACCTCCCTCGCCGGCACCATCCCCGCCCGCGCCCTCTACATGGCCGCCCTCGAGGTCACCAAGAGCGCCGTCGGCACCGCCTTCCTCCGCTTCGGCCTCCCCGAGCCCGCCGCATCCACCGCcgcgggcgccgccgccggtctcagcgccgccgtcgccgcgcAGGTCGTCTGGACCCCAGTTGACGTCATTAGCCAGCGCCTCATGGTCCAGGGCAACCTTCGCGGCCACCGCGAATCCCCGCAATCCAATTACCTCGGCGGCTTCGATGCGTTCAAGAAGATTGTATCTTGCGACGGAATCAGAGGGCTTTACCGAGGCTTCGGCATGTCCATCTTAACCTATGCCCCCTCCAATGCGGTTTGGTGGGCCTCTTACTCCCTTTCGCAGAAGATAATTTGGGGCGGTGTCGGTTACTACCTCTGCCGTTACCGGTGTGGCGTTGAAGAGGTAGTAGATGAAGAAAAGGGCAGCAGCAGTGTGGAATTGAAGCCGGAGTATAAGACCGTCGTGATCGTGCAGGGGGTGAGTGCCGCCATGGCTGGGGGAGCTGCGGCTTTAGTGACCATGCCGCTGGATACCATCAAGACGAGGATGCAGGTGATGGAC GCGGGGGATGAGGGGCCGATGACGATCGGACGGACTGTGAGGAGCCTGATACGGGAAGAGGGGTGGAGAGCATGCTATCGAGGGCTCGGGCCGCGGTGGGCGTCCATGTCAATGTCGGCCACTACGATGATCACAACCTACGAATTCGTGAAGCGGCTCTCGGCGAAGAGGCAAGAGAGCCACTCCGCATGA